The genomic interval GGCATTGTCTTCTACTACAAACAATTTATGTTTTCCGGCTATATGCATAATGGCATCCATTTCACAAGCCTGGCCATATAAATGAACCGGAATAATCACTTTGGTATGGGAAGTAATAGCTGGCTCAATTAAGTCAGGATTCAGGTTGTATGTGAGATTTCTGGGTTCTACAAAAACAGGTATTGCACCGGTGTGAGAGACTGCTAATGCTGTTGCAATATACGTATTGGATGGGACGATCACTTCATCGCCTGCTGAAATACCCAATACTTTTAATGCGATATATAGAGCATCCAGCCCATTGCCTACTCCTATACAATGCTGTACCTGATTAAAATGGGCATAATTCTGCTCGAAATCAGAAAGGGACGCACCCAGTATATAATTTTTAGCATCTATAAATTTTTTAAAGGCTTCTATAAGTTCTTGCCTGATCTGCCGGTTGGTATCCTCAAAAGAGAAGAATGGAATCATACACTAATCTTGGTTATAAGCGGATAAAATATGTGTGCTGCTTCCCAGCCTGAACCCTAATTTTTCACAGTTTCTGATCACCGCCCGGTTTGTAGTTTGTGTAGTCATGAGCAGGTACTTTGCTCCAACAGATTTTGACTGATACACTGCTTCTGAGATGAGTTTATAATGCCAGCCCCGGCTTGAGGGATCAACAGCTGTAAGCAGAATTCGCGATAACTGACAGTTTAACTCTTTTGAATCGTTTGCCAGATAGCTGAGTGCTACAAAAGCATGAGCCGGAATCTGTTCTTCTGATGGCACAAGTACTGCATCTGCAAATCCGTTTATAGCCTGCTCTATATAGGTAGCCAGATACTGGTCTGCTATTTCCTGGGTGAATATGCTATCTGCATGAATACGGTCATAGGGATTACGGGCTTCTGCAGCTACTTTTTTCAGAGCAGAAACATCATTTTCATTAGCCTTATGTACAGGAAATCTTTCGTTTTCATAGGATTGTACATCGGGCAGATAATAGGTTAGCCTGGTTTCGATCAGTTTGAAACCAGCATGGGTAAAGGCCTGTAATAATAGGCTATCTTCAGAGGGTATTTCTATAAAACAATACTTTCGTTTACCGGCAATAAAAGTATTTCTAAAACAGGTAACTGCCTGAGATAGAATCGGAAAATGTTTGTGCCGGTAGAGCACTGCAAATATTCTGTATGTAGGAATTTGAAAATAACCGGCATCCCAGGACAAATAATTTACAAGAAACTGCTGCGTATAATTTCCAACTACTACTTCTTGGATGATATGGTCTGGTTTATCAGAAAAATCAATAATTTTATTTTTGATTAATTTTTCATACTGTATTTCCGGGCCGATTTCCCTGATAAAACTGTAAGGAGAATAAAATAAAAGTTTATCCGCCCTTTCTGCAAGCAGTTTTTCTACTTCTTCCATACTTCTTTAAATCTGGCGTATTCCCGTATGTAATCGCTTTCTGTATACTCAGTAGAAGCCAGGGCTAATTGCACCGCATGATGGGAATATTGCATAGTGGGCCATACACAAGGAGGTATATAGAGTCCCTGTTCTGGTGTTGATAGAACAAACCGATGAATGTCCCCACCCGGCATTTCAGCAGTAATTGTAATTTGCCCATTCACTGCAATCAGCACGTGCTGGGTATGATAGTGTGCATGTCTTCCTCTAATGATATTCTCTGGCGTAAAATAAGTCCAGAAAATACGTTTTACTTCAAAAGGAACAGATTTTTCTAATTCTGCTACTGATATATAGCCAACATTAGAATCGCCGAGTTTAGGAAATGTAATTACATAAGGCTTCTCCATGCATGGTTTAATATAGCTCAATGTGCAAAGTTAATCTATTCATGAGTCGCTGCTACATTTTTCTGATTATATATCAAATCTGTTGTGGTAGCCTCGGGTGCAGAATGTACAGAAATCATTATTTGCTTTTCCCTGTAATGCATATAATAAAACATAATAGAGAACCAGGGGAAAAACAAAAATTGTCCGGGGTTAAAATTGTTTTCAAAAAAGGGAATAAATATAAGTGGGGGTAAAAAAATATAGTGAGCAGAATGAAATCTAAAAAAGGAAAGCAAAGTATTGAGCACAAACAGCACCACAAAGAAAGTAAAGATAAAAATCCCGCTTCCAAACAGCAGTTCGTAATAAGAATTATGAAGGCTTATTTTAAGCTTATCTATAGTTATTTCTTTATTAAAGCTGATAAGGGCTTCCCTAAAAGCATAAAATCCAAAACCTGTAATGATGGTAGAGGGATTATCTGCCATAGTTTCGTAGCCTAATGCATACGTTTGTGTCCTGGCATCTCCTTTTTCAAGTTGAGTT from Rhodocytophaga rosea carries:
- a CDS encoding GNAT family protein; amino-acid sequence: MEEVEKLLAERADKLLFYSPYSFIREIGPEIQYEKLIKNKIIDFSDKPDHIIQEVVVGNYTQQFLVNYLSWDAGYFQIPTYRIFAVLYRHKHFPILSQAVTCFRNTFIAGKRKYCFIEIPSEDSLLLQAFTHAGFKLIETRLTYYLPDVQSYENERFPVHKANENDVSALKKVAAEARNPYDRIHADSIFTQEIADQYLATYIEQAINGFADAVLVPSEEQIPAHAFVALSYLANDSKELNCQLSRILLTAVDPSSRGWHYKLISEAVYQSKSVGAKYLLMTTQTTNRAVIRNCEKLGFRLGSSTHILSAYNQD
- a CDS encoding sugar 3,4-ketoisomerase; translated protein: MEKPYVITFPKLGDSNVGYISVAELEKSVPFEVKRIFWTYFTPENIIRGRHAHYHTQHVLIAVNGQITITAEMPGGDIHRFVLSTPEQGLYIPPCVWPTMQYSHHAVQLALASTEYTESDYIREYARFKEVWKK